A DNA window from Kitasatospora atroaurantiaca contains the following coding sequences:
- a CDS encoding DUF4193 domain-containing protein, whose amino-acid sequence MATDYDTPRKTDDDLNEDSIEELKARRNEKSGSSVDVDEFDAAEGLELPGADLSNEELSVRVLPRQADEFTCMSCFLVHHRSQLYSEKNGNPICRDCGA is encoded by the coding sequence ATGGCAACGGACTACGACACCCCACGCAAGACCGATGACGACCTCAACGAGGACAGCATCGAGGAACTGAAGGCCCGGCGTAACGAAAAGTCGGGCAGTTCGGTCGACGTCGACGAGTTCGACGCGGCCGAGGGGCTGGAGCTTCCGGGCGCCGACCTCTCGAACGAGGAACTCTCGGTCCGGGTTCTGCCCCGGCAGGCCGACGAGTTCACCTGCATGAGCTGCTTCCTCGTGCACCACCGCAGCCAGCTGTACAGCGAGAAGAACGGCAACCCGATCTGCCGGGACTGCGGCGCCTGA
- a CDS encoding sensor histidine kinase gives MTTPPPIGGAPGTPAGGPGPVPPRPAHPPAAEAPAGPKAESTGYTPGDGLLSWLPLRPTIRIRLTLLYGGMFLMAGVVLLVLMYYFVQQAFEDASLPNLTLGPGVKIVTQDGSEITANNFNQYLDHMQATQAHAALATLLRKALTALVCLAVIAFMAGYALAGRVLHPLGRITRTAREVASSEMHRRIQMEGPDDELKELADTFDEMLDRLDRSFDSQRRFVANASHELRTPLAINRTLLEVQLSDPNASPDLQQLGKTLLATNERSEQLVEGLLLLARSDNELTDRRPVELSEVALRALEQIRPEAATREVVLRPGLEPATVSGNGILLERIALNLLQNAVRYNVPDGWVEISTATSPGGGGELVVTNTGPVVPGYELEHIFEPFRRVKGADRTRSDRGVGLGLSIVRSVVRAHGGTIEATPRTGGGLTIRVRIPGA, from the coding sequence ATGACCACCCCGCCCCCCATCGGCGGGGCCCCCGGCACGCCCGCCGGCGGCCCGGGCCCGGTACCGCCGCGCCCGGCGCACCCGCCGGCCGCCGAGGCGCCGGCCGGCCCCAAGGCCGAGTCCACCGGGTACACCCCGGGCGACGGACTGCTCAGCTGGCTGCCGCTGCGCCCGACCATCCGGATCCGGCTCACCCTGCTCTACGGCGGGATGTTCCTGATGGCCGGGGTCGTCCTGCTGGTGCTGATGTACTACTTCGTCCAGCAGGCGTTCGAGGACGCCTCGCTGCCCAATCTGACCCTCGGACCCGGCGTCAAGATCGTCACGCAGGACGGCTCCGAGATCACGGCGAACAACTTCAACCAGTACCTGGACCACATGCAGGCCACCCAGGCGCACGCCGCACTGGCCACCCTGCTCCGCAAGGCGCTCACCGCCCTGGTCTGCCTCGCGGTCATCGCCTTCATGGCCGGCTACGCACTGGCCGGCCGGGTGCTCCACCCGCTGGGGCGGATCACCAGGACCGCCCGCGAGGTCGCGAGCTCCGAGATGCACCGCCGGATCCAGATGGAGGGCCCCGACGACGAGCTCAAGGAGCTCGCCGACACCTTCGACGAGATGCTCGACCGGCTGGACCGCTCCTTCGACTCCCAGCGCCGCTTCGTCGCCAACGCCTCGCACGAGCTGCGCACGCCGCTGGCGATCAACCGCACCCTGCTCGAGGTCCAGCTCTCCGACCCGAACGCCTCGCCCGACCTGCAGCAGCTCGGCAAAACCCTGCTGGCCACCAACGAGCGCAGCGAACAGCTCGTCGAGGGCCTGCTCCTGCTCGCCCGCAGCGACAACGAGCTCACCGACCGCCGGCCGGTCGAGCTCTCCGAGGTCGCCCTCCGCGCCCTGGAACAGATCCGGCCGGAGGCGGCCACCCGTGAGGTCGTGCTGCGCCCGGGGCTGGAGCCGGCCACCGTCTCGGGCAACGGCATCCTGCTGGAACGCATCGCGCTCAACCTGTTGCAGAACGCCGTCCGGTACAACGTCCCCGACGGCTGGGTGGAGATCTCCACCGCCACCTCCCCGGGCGGGGGAGGGGAGCTGGTGGTGACCAACACCGGTCCGGTGGTCCCGGGCTATGAGCTGGAGCACATCTTCGAGCCGTTCCGCCGGGTCAAGGGCGCCGACCGCACCCGCAGCGACCGAGGCGTCGGGCTCGGACTCTCCATCGTCCGCTCGGTCGTCCGGGCGCACGGAGGCACCATCGAGGCCACCCCACGCACCGGTGGCGGCCTCACGATCCGGGTACGCATCCCAGGCGCCTGA
- the sepH gene encoding septation protein SepH — protein sequence MTSAGTTREVTVPELRVVAVSNDGTRLVLKAADSTEYTLPIDERLRAAIRGDRPRLGQIEIEVESHLRPRDIQARIRAGASAEEVAQAAGISVDRVRRFEGPVLAERAFMAERARKTAIRRHGESTGPQLGEAVAERLALRGAEKDAERWDSWRRDDGTWEVILAYRADGEGRTASWTYDPPRRLVQPNDDEARALIGESVEREEDSVFPFIPRIARLPQDRPARPMIERPSADRIMSAREVRESREATAENRDSLTSLLDVVPAFRGDLAVPAVEPVPSEAPEEAEEQQAPAASIGAGSAYADILMPRAVSPHRERLVGTTDRQAEADGVRPGRRATVPSWDEIVFGSRRKKQE from the coding sequence GTGACGTCGGCAGGCACCACCCGGGAGGTAACCGTGCCCGAACTGCGCGTCGTGGCCGTCAGCAATGACGGCACACGTCTGGTGCTCAAGGCTGCCGACAGCACGGAGTACACCCTCCCCATCGACGAGCGGCTGCGCGCCGCCATCCGCGGTGACCGGCCCCGCCTCGGCCAGATCGAGATCGAGGTCGAGAGCCACCTGCGGCCGCGGGACATCCAGGCGCGGATACGAGCCGGTGCCTCCGCGGAGGAGGTCGCCCAGGCCGCCGGCATCTCGGTGGACCGGGTACGGCGCTTCGAGGGCCCGGTGCTGGCCGAGCGCGCCTTCATGGCCGAGCGGGCGCGGAAGACCGCGATCCGACGCCACGGCGAGTCCACCGGCCCGCAGCTGGGCGAGGCGGTGGCCGAGCGGCTGGCGCTGCGCGGCGCGGAGAAGGACGCCGAGCGGTGGGACTCCTGGCGGCGTGACGACGGCACCTGGGAGGTCATCCTCGCCTACCGGGCCGACGGCGAGGGCCGCACCGCGAGCTGGACGTACGACCCGCCGCGCCGGCTGGTGCAGCCGAACGACGACGAGGCCCGCGCGCTGATCGGCGAGAGCGTCGAGCGCGAGGAGGACTCGGTCTTCCCGTTCATCCCGCGGATCGCCCGGCTCCCCCAGGACCGTCCGGCCCGCCCGATGATCGAGCGCCCCTCGGCGGACCGGATCATGTCCGCTCGCGAGGTGCGGGAGAGCCGGGAGGCCACGGCCGAGAACCGGGACTCGCTCACCAGCCTGCTCGACGTGGTGCCGGCCTTCCGTGGCGACCTCGCCGTCCCCGCGGTCGAGCCGGTGCCGAGCGAGGCGCCGGAGGAGGCCGAGGAGCAGCAGGCCCCTGCGGCCAGCATCGGTGCGGGCTCCGCGTACGCGGACATCCTGATGCCGCGTGCGGTCTCCCCGCACCGGGAGCGGCTGGTCGGCACGACGGACCGTCAGGCCGAGGCGGACGGCGTCCGGCCGGGCCGCCGGGCCACCGTGCCGAGCTGGGACGAGATCGTCTTCGGCAGCAGGCGCAAGAAGCAGGAGTAG
- a CDS encoding acyl-ACP desaturase, which yields MTIAPVQRTASTAWTDARLILALEEVVETELNRHLKVAKEWMPHEYVPWSQGRDFDGVLGGEAWSLEQSKVTPLGRISLVVNLLTEDNLPSYHHEIATMFGREGAWGTWVHRWTAEEGRHGIAIRDYLLATRAVDPVELERARMFHMSEGFESDNAHSMLHSVAYVAFQELATRISHRNTGHHSGDPLCDQLLAKIANDENLHMVFYRNLLRAALELAPDQAMRAIADVVINFRMPGHGMPGFERSAAQIAIGGIYNLRIHHDDVLQPVLRHLRVMEIGGLGPEGLKAQEELGLFLAGLDAQAAKFDERQAALLARRAANAAKK from the coding sequence GTGACCATCGCACCCGTGCAGCGCACCGCCTCCACCGCCTGGACCGACGCCCGCCTGATCCTGGCGCTCGAAGAGGTGGTGGAGACCGAGCTCAACCGCCACCTGAAGGTGGCCAAGGAGTGGATGCCGCACGAGTACGTGCCGTGGAGCCAGGGGCGGGACTTCGACGGCGTGCTCGGCGGTGAGGCGTGGTCGCTGGAGCAGTCCAAGGTCACCCCGCTCGGCCGGATCTCGCTGGTCGTGAACCTGCTGACCGAGGACAACCTCCCCAGCTACCACCACGAGATCGCGACCATGTTCGGCCGCGAGGGCGCCTGGGGCACCTGGGTGCACCGCTGGACGGCCGAGGAGGGCCGGCACGGCATAGCCATTCGCGACTACCTGCTCGCCACCCGGGCCGTCGACCCGGTCGAGCTGGAGCGGGCGCGGATGTTCCACATGTCGGAGGGCTTCGAGTCCGACAACGCGCACAGCATGCTGCACTCGGTCGCGTACGTGGCCTTCCAGGAGCTCGCGACCCGCATCTCGCACCGCAACACCGGCCACCACTCCGGCGACCCGCTCTGCGACCAGCTGCTGGCGAAGATCGCCAACGACGAGAACCTGCACATGGTCTTCTACCGGAACCTGCTGCGGGCCGCCCTGGAGCTGGCGCCGGACCAGGCGATGCGGGCCATTGCGGACGTCGTCATCAACTTCCGGATGCCCGGCCACGGGATGCCCGGCTTCGAGCGCTCCGCCGCTCAGATCGCCATCGGCGGGATCTACAACCTGCGCATCCACCACGACGACGTGCTGCAGCCGGTGCTGCGCCACCTCAGGGTGATGGAGATCGGCGGGCTCGGCCCCGAGGGCCTGAAGGCCCAGGAGGAGCTCGGACTGTTCCTGGCCGGCCTCGACGCGCAGGCCGCCAAGTTCGACGAGCGGCAGGCCGCCCTGCTCGCCCGACGCGCCGCGAACGCCGCGAAGAAGTAG
- a CDS encoding MFS transporter, translated as MLSSYRQIFAAPGSLAFSSSGFIARLPISMTGIGIVTMLSQLRGSYGMAGAVAAVLALAAAALGPQVSRLVDRYGQRRVALPATALTMAAAVALLLCARFEAPDWTLFVAAAGMGVMPSTGSMVRARWAHLYSGEPPRLHTAYSFEAVVDEVCFIVGPILSIGLATSVFPEAGVLLAGVFLTVGVVLFTAQRRTEPPVHPEAHHEGRSAIRSAGLQVLVLTFVATGAIFGSVEVVTVAFAQDQGHTTAASLVLAVYALGSCLAGVVFGTLKLKGSMAGRFLVGVAVMAASMVPLVVVSGLVAGVTGLAAIGGALFVAGLSISPTLITAMALVERLVPVSQLNEGMTWTTTGLALGVALGSSAAGWVVDAEGSAAGYWVPVAAGLFGVLTALAGLPRLRAGLTSAARAADETALSGKA; from the coding sequence GTGCTGTCCAGCTACCGCCAGATCTTCGCCGCCCCCGGCAGTCTGGCCTTCTCGTCCTCCGGCTTCATCGCCCGGCTGCCGATCTCGATGACCGGGATCGGCATCGTGACCATGCTGTCCCAGCTGCGCGGCTCGTACGGGATGGCGGGCGCGGTCGCGGCGGTGCTGGCCCTGGCTGCGGCGGCGCTGGGCCCGCAGGTCTCCCGCCTGGTGGACCGGTACGGGCAGCGCCGGGTGGCCCTGCCCGCCACCGCGCTCACGATGGCCGCAGCGGTCGCGCTGCTGCTGTGCGCGCGCTTCGAGGCACCGGACTGGACGCTGTTCGTCGCCGCCGCCGGGATGGGCGTGATGCCGAGCACCGGCTCGATGGTCCGGGCCCGCTGGGCGCATTTGTACAGCGGCGAGCCGCCCAGGCTGCACACCGCGTACTCCTTCGAGGCGGTGGTGGACGAGGTCTGCTTCATCGTCGGCCCGATCCTGTCCATCGGCCTGGCCACCTCGGTCTTCCCGGAGGCGGGCGTGCTGCTCGCCGGGGTCTTCCTGACCGTCGGCGTGGTGCTGTTCACCGCCCAGCGGCGTACCGAACCCCCGGTGCACCCGGAGGCGCACCACGAAGGCCGCTCGGCGATCCGCTCGGCGGGGCTGCAGGTGCTGGTGCTGACCTTCGTCGCGACCGGGGCGATCTTCGGTTCGGTCGAGGTGGTGACGGTGGCCTTCGCCCAGGACCAGGGGCACACGACGGCCGCCAGCCTGGTGCTGGCCGTGTACGCGCTCGGCTCCTGCCTGGCCGGGGTGGTCTTCGGGACGCTGAAACTCAAGGGCTCGATGGCGGGGCGGTTCCTGGTCGGGGTCGCCGTGATGGCGGCCAGCATGGTGCCGCTGGTGGTGGTCTCCGGGCTGGTGGCCGGCGTGACCGGGCTGGCCGCGATCGGCGGGGCGCTCTTCGTGGCGGGCCTTTCCATCTCGCCGACCCTGATCACGGCGATGGCCCTGGTCGAGCGGCTGGTACCGGTCTCCCAGCTGAACGAGGGGATGACCTGGACGACCACCGGGCTGGCGCTGGGGGTGGCCCTCGGCTCCTCGGCCGCGGGCTGGGTGGTGGACGCCGAGGGCAGTGCCGCCGGGTACTGGGTGCCGGTGGCGGCCGGACTGTTCGGCGTGCTGACGGCACTGGCGGGCCTGCCCCGGTTGCGGGCCGGGCTGACCTCCGCGGCCCGCGCTGCGGACGAGACGGCGCTCAGCGGCAAGGCGTAG
- a CDS encoding response regulator transcription factor, which produces MRVLVVEDEQLLAEAVATGLRREAMAVDVVYDGEAALQRIAVNDYDVVVLDRDLPLVHGDDVCRSIVEQGLSTRVIMLTASGDISDRVEGLEIGADDYLPKPFAFSELVARVRALGRRATVPLPPVLERAGISLDPGRREVLRDEKPIQLAPKEFAVLEVLMRAGGAVVSAEQLLEKAWDEHTDPFTNVVRVTVMTLRRKLGDPAVIVTVPGSGYRI; this is translated from the coding sequence GTGCGGGTACTCGTCGTGGAGGACGAGCAGTTGCTCGCCGAAGCCGTCGCGACCGGTCTGCGCCGCGAGGCCATGGCCGTCGACGTGGTCTACGACGGTGAGGCCGCACTCCAGCGGATCGCCGTCAACGACTACGACGTGGTGGTCCTGGACCGCGACCTCCCCCTGGTCCACGGCGACGACGTCTGCCGCAGCATCGTCGAGCAGGGACTGTCCACCCGGGTGATCATGCTGACCGCCTCCGGCGACATCAGCGACCGGGTCGAGGGCCTGGAGATCGGCGCCGACGACTACCTCCCCAAGCCGTTCGCCTTCAGCGAACTCGTCGCCCGCGTAAGGGCCCTGGGCCGCCGGGCGACCGTACCGCTGCCGCCCGTGCTGGAGCGGGCCGGGATCTCGCTCGACCCCGGCCGACGCGAGGTGCTCCGGGACGAGAAGCCCATCCAGCTCGCCCCCAAGGAGTTCGCCGTCCTGGAGGTCCTGATGCGGGCCGGCGGCGCGGTGGTCTCCGCCGAGCAGCTGCTCGAGAAGGCCTGGGACGAGCACACCGACCCGTTCACCAACGTCGTCCGGGTCACCGTGATGACGCTGCGCCGCAAGCTCGGCGACCCGGCGGTCATCGTCACCGTCCCGGGATCCGGCTACCGCATCTGA
- a CDS encoding PaaI family thioesterase, translating to MPPRAPEAPAPGTLLGSHYDHCFGCGPQHPQGLQLTAVAGEGLDVTAEFTVRPSHQGGPGLAHGGVLVTAMDETLGTLNWLLHAAAVTGRLETDFVRPVPVDAVLHIRAWVTGVHGRKIYSAAEGRIGGPDGPVAIRAQALFVQVKLEHFTTHGRPEDIKKAMDDPDLFKRARAFEVNP from the coding sequence CTGCCGCCCCGCGCCCCCGAGGCGCCGGCCCCTGGCACCCTGCTCGGCTCGCACTACGACCACTGCTTCGGCTGCGGCCCGCAGCATCCGCAGGGCCTCCAGCTGACCGCCGTGGCCGGCGAGGGCCTGGACGTGACCGCCGAGTTCACCGTCAGGCCGAGCCATCAGGGCGGCCCCGGGCTGGCCCACGGCGGTGTGCTGGTGACCGCCATGGACGAGACCCTCGGCACGCTGAACTGGCTGCTGCACGCCGCCGCGGTGACCGGCAGGCTGGAGACCGACTTCGTCCGGCCGGTGCCGGTGGATGCCGTGCTGCACATCCGCGCCTGGGTCACCGGGGTGCACGGCCGCAAGATCTACAGCGCGGCGGAGGGACGGATCGGCGGACCGGACGGGCCGGTGGCCATCAGAGCCCAGGCACTCTTCGTCCAGGTGAAGCTGGAACACTTCACCACGCACGGTCGTCCCGAGGACATCAAGAAGGCCATGGACGACCCGGATCTGTTCAAGCGCGCCCGAGCCTTTGAGGTGAACCCGTGA
- a CDS encoding D-arabinono-1,4-lactone oxidase yields the protein MPQGSTTGWTNWAGNQSARPSRVAAPASAAELGEVIRRAADEGRTVKAVGSGHSFTSIASAGDGVLVRPDALTAVRELDREAGTVTVESGLPLAKLNRLLEAAGLSLTNMGDIEVQTVAGATSTGTHGTGRDSGSLAAQIKALEIVLADGSVQRCSPTENAELFRGARLGLGALGVVSAITFGVEPAFLLTAHEKPMTFDEVLGGFDEFAAVNEHFEFYWFPHTDRCSTKRNNRSQGPARPLPPFKAWLDDDFLSNTVWEGACRVGQRFPRTVPTIAQAASRAWSERTYTDLAYKVFTSPRKVRFIEMEYAVPREAATTVLRELKALVERSDWRISFPVEVRIAPADDLWLSTASGRDTVYIAVHLYRGTAEQGYFTEVEKLMTAHQGRPHWGKLHTRDAAYLASVYPHFADFTALRDKLDPGRLFANDYLRRVLGE from the coding sequence ATGCCGCAGGGCAGCACCACCGGCTGGACCAACTGGGCCGGCAACCAGAGCGCCCGCCCGAGCCGGGTGGCCGCCCCGGCCTCGGCCGCCGAGCTGGGCGAGGTGATCCGCCGGGCCGCCGACGAGGGCAGGACGGTCAAGGCGGTCGGGTCCGGCCACTCCTTCACCTCGATTGCCTCCGCCGGTGACGGCGTGCTGGTCCGCCCCGACGCGCTGACCGCCGTCCGGGAGCTCGACCGCGAGGCCGGGACGGTCACCGTGGAGTCCGGGCTGCCCCTCGCCAAGCTCAACCGGCTGCTGGAGGCCGCGGGCCTCTCCCTCACCAACATGGGCGACATCGAGGTCCAGACCGTCGCCGGCGCCACCAGCACCGGCACCCACGGCACCGGGCGCGACTCGGGCTCGCTCGCGGCGCAGATCAAGGCGCTGGAGATCGTGCTGGCGGACGGTAGCGTCCAGCGCTGCTCGCCGACCGAGAACGCCGAGCTGTTCCGGGGCGCCCGGCTCGGCCTGGGCGCGCTCGGCGTGGTCAGCGCGATCACCTTCGGGGTCGAGCCGGCCTTCCTGCTGACGGCCCATGAGAAGCCGATGACCTTCGACGAGGTGCTGGGCGGCTTCGACGAGTTCGCGGCCGTCAACGAGCACTTCGAGTTCTACTGGTTCCCGCACACGGACCGCTGTTCCACCAAGCGCAACAACCGCAGCCAGGGCCCGGCCAGGCCGCTGCCGCCGTTCAAGGCCTGGCTGGACGACGACTTCCTCTCCAACACCGTCTGGGAGGGCGCCTGCCGGGTGGGCCAGCGCTTCCCGCGGACCGTCCCGACGATCGCTCAGGCCGCGAGCCGGGCGTGGTCGGAGCGGACCTACACCGACCTCGCGTACAAGGTGTTCACCAGCCCGCGCAAGGTGCGCTTCATCGAGATGGAGTACGCCGTGCCGCGCGAGGCGGCCACCACCGTGCTGCGGGAGCTGAAGGCCCTGGTCGAGCGGTCCGACTGGCGGATCAGCTTCCCCGTCGAGGTGCGGATCGCCCCCGCCGACGACCTGTGGCTGTCCACCGCGAGCGGCCGGGACACCGTCTACATCGCCGTCCACCTCTACCGGGGCACCGCCGAGCAGGGCTACTTCACCGAGGTGGAGAAGCTGATGACGGCTCACCAGGGCCGCCCGCACTGGGGCAAGCTGCACACCAGGGACGCGGCCTACCTGGCCTCGGTGTACCCGCACTTCGCCGACTTCACGGCGCTGCGCGACAAGCTCGACCCCGGTCGGCTGTTCGCCAACGACTACCTGCGCCGGGTGCTCGGCGAGTAG
- a CDS encoding ferrochelatase, which translates to MSDSRIPIDHTPYDALLLLSFGGPEAPEDVVPFLENVTRGRGIPKERLAEVGKHYFLFGGVSPINEQNRELLAALRKDFAGNGLDLPVYWGNRNWAPYLVDTLREIATDGHRRVLVLATSAYAGYSGCRQYRENLADALATLAEEGLPELRVDKLRHFYNHPGFVRPMIDATLAALDELPADARDRAHLAFTTHSIPDAMAESSGAPDDPARGRPGGAYVAQHLEVARLVAEAVAEATGVAGRPWELVFQSRSGAPHIPWLEPDICDHLESLHAAGAPAAVMVPIGFVSDHMEVKYDLDTEARAKAAELGLPVARAATVGADPRFTAAVRELVLERAATERGVPVERCALGALGASHDVCAVACCPNPRAPRPAAAQL; encoded by the coding sequence ATGTCCGACTCGCGCATCCCCATCGACCACACGCCGTACGACGCGCTCCTGTTGCTCTCCTTCGGGGGCCCCGAGGCCCCGGAGGACGTGGTGCCGTTCCTGGAGAACGTCACCCGTGGCCGGGGCATCCCCAAGGAGCGTCTCGCCGAGGTCGGCAAGCACTACTTCCTGTTCGGCGGGGTCAGCCCGATCAACGAGCAGAACCGCGAGCTGCTCGCCGCCCTGCGCAAGGACTTCGCCGGGAACGGCCTGGACCTGCCGGTCTACTGGGGCAACCGCAACTGGGCCCCGTACCTGGTCGACACCCTGCGCGAGATCGCCACCGACGGCCACCGCCGCGTGCTGGTCCTGGCCACCAGCGCCTACGCCGGCTACTCCGGCTGCCGCCAGTACCGCGAGAACCTCGCCGACGCGCTCGCCACGCTGGCCGAGGAGGGCCTGCCCGAGCTGCGGGTCGACAAGCTGCGGCACTTCTACAACCACCCCGGCTTCGTCCGGCCGATGATCGACGCCACCCTGGCCGCGCTCGACGAGCTGCCCGCCGATGCCCGCGACCGGGCCCACCTGGCCTTCACCACCCACTCCATCCCGGACGCGATGGCCGAGTCCTCCGGCGCCCCCGACGACCCCGCGCGCGGCCGGCCCGGCGGCGCGTACGTGGCCCAGCACCTGGAGGTCGCCCGGCTGGTCGCCGAGGCCGTCGCCGAGGCCACCGGCGTCGCCGGACGGCCGTGGGAGCTGGTCTTCCAGAGCCGCAGCGGCGCCCCGCACATCCCCTGGCTGGAGCCGGACATCTGCGACCACCTGGAGAGCCTGCACGCGGCGGGTGCCCCGGCGGCGGTGATGGTGCCGATCGGCTTCGTCTCCGACCACATGGAGGTCAAGTACGACCTCGACACCGAGGCCCGCGCCAAGGCTGCCGAGCTCGGCCTGCCCGTCGCCCGGGCGGCCACCGTCGGCGCCGACCCGCGCTTCACCGCGGCGGTCCGGGAACTGGTCCTGGAGCGCGCGGCGACCGAGCGAGGCGTGCCCGTCGAGCGGTGCGCCCTGGGTGCGCTCGGCGCGAGCCACGACGTGTGCGCCGTCGCGTGCTGCCCCAACCCCCGCGCGCCCCGCCCGGCCGCCGCCCAGCTCTGA
- a CDS encoding DUF3093 domain-containing protein yields the protein MYDERLTVPRSWWLLPAAAGLSFALIMLRFSPVAALIGLVVGIAAGAAALSSYGSARIRVVQGSLVAGQARIPVGALGTAHPLDRAEAVAWRSVKADPRAFMLLRSYIPTALRVEITDPADPTPYVYLSTRSPERLVEALAAAREGTAR from the coding sequence ATGTACGACGAACGCCTCACCGTCCCCCGCTCCTGGTGGCTGCTCCCGGCCGCGGCCGGGCTCTCCTTCGCGCTGATCATGCTGCGCTTCAGCCCGGTGGCCGCTCTGATCGGGCTGGTGGTCGGCATCGCGGCCGGCGCGGCGGCGCTCAGCAGCTACGGCTCCGCACGGATCCGCGTGGTGCAGGGCTCGCTGGTGGCCGGACAGGCCCGGATCCCGGTCGGTGCGCTGGGTACGGCACATCCGCTGGATCGCGCCGAGGCGGTGGCCTGGCGCTCGGTGAAGGCCGACCCGCGCGCCTTCATGCTGCTGCGCAGCTACATCCCCACCGCGCTGCGGGTCGAGATCACCGACCCGGCCGACCCGACGCCGTACGTCTACCTGTCGACCCGCTCGCCGGAGCGGCTGGTCGAGGCACTGGCCGCAGCCCGCGAGGGCACGGCCCGCTAG
- a CDS encoding inositol monophosphatase family protein: protein MPNPELLAELLDVAVEAATRAGALLRDGRPADLGVAATKSSPVDVVTEMDLASEKLILELIGERRPEDGYLGEEGADRPGTSGVRWVVDPLDGTVNYLYGLPSWGVSVGVEVDGRAVVGVVAVPARDELFHAVLGGGAFLNGRPVSCRPAPPWGQALVGTGFNYVQAVRVHQAEVLLALMPEVRDIRRAGAAAVDLCDVAAGRLDAFYERGLQPWDMAAGVLIAREAGARSGGRPGEEPHGGLTVTAPPGAFEQLQARLEELGAWHD from the coding sequence GTGCCCAACCCCGAGCTGCTCGCCGAACTGCTGGACGTCGCCGTGGAGGCCGCCACCCGGGCCGGTGCGCTGCTGCGTGACGGCCGGCCCGCCGACCTGGGCGTGGCCGCGACCAAGAGCAGCCCGGTCGACGTGGTCACCGAGATGGACCTGGCCTCCGAGAAGCTCATCCTGGAGCTGATCGGCGAACGCCGCCCCGAGGACGGCTACCTGGGCGAGGAGGGCGCCGACCGCCCGGGCACCAGCGGTGTCCGCTGGGTCGTCGACCCGCTCGACGGCACCGTCAACTACCTGTACGGGCTGCCCTCCTGGGGCGTCAGCGTCGGAGTCGAGGTCGACGGCCGGGCCGTGGTGGGTGTGGTGGCGGTCCCGGCTCGGGACGAGCTCTTCCACGCGGTGCTGGGCGGCGGCGCCTTCCTCAACGGCCGCCCGGTCTCCTGCCGCCCCGCCCCGCCCTGGGGCCAGGCCCTGGTCGGTACCGGCTTCAACTATGTCCAGGCCGTGCGCGTCCACCAGGCCGAGGTCCTGCTCGCCCTGATGCCGGAGGTCCGCGACATCCGCCGGGCCGGCGCGGCGGCCGTCGACCTCTGCGACGTCGCGGCCGGCCGGCTGGACGCGTTCTACGAGCGCGGACTCCAGCCCTGGGACATGGCGGCCGGCGTGCTGATCGCCCGCGAGGCCGGTGCCCGCTCCGGCGGCCGCCCGGGGGAGGAGCCGCACGGCGGCCTCACGGTGACCGCCCCGCCCGGCGCCTTCGAGCAGCTCCAGGCGCGCCTGGAGGAACTCGGTGCCTGGCACGACTGA
- a CDS encoding sulfurtransferase, translating into MTSSPLISVTELAAALDSSRPPVLLDIRWQLGGPPGAEEYAAGHLPGAYYVDLDRELASPPGVAGRHPLPDPEVLGGALRRAGVSSDRPVVVYDAGPATSAARAWWLLRWAGHPEVRVLDGGLAAWRAAGLPETTEVPPAQAGDFKPVPGQLPTLDAARAAGLAREGLLLDARAGERYRGEVEPVDPRAGHIPGAVSAPTTENLAADGRFLAPAVLAERFRGLGAADRRVGVYCGSGVTAAHELLALEVAGFRGVALYPGSWSEWSANPDNPVATTELPG; encoded by the coding sequence ACCGCTGATCTCCGTCACCGAACTCGCCGCGGCACTCGACTCCTCCCGTCCGCCGGTGCTGCTCGACATCCGCTGGCAGTTGGGCGGCCCGCCGGGGGCCGAGGAGTACGCGGCGGGGCACCTGCCCGGCGCGTACTACGTCGACCTGGACCGTGAGCTGGCCTCCCCACCGGGCGTCGCCGGCCGTCACCCGCTGCCCGATCCGGAGGTCCTCGGCGGGGCCCTTCGCCGTGCAGGGGTGAGCTCCGACCGCCCGGTCGTGGTGTACGACGCGGGGCCTGCCACCTCGGCGGCCCGGGCCTGGTGGCTGCTGCGCTGGGCCGGGCACCCCGAGGTCAGGGTGCTGGACGGCGGGCTGGCCGCCTGGCGTGCGGCCGGGCTGCCGGAGACCACCGAGGTGCCGCCGGCCCAGGCCGGTGACTTCAAGCCGGTGCCCGGGCAGCTGCCCACCCTCGACGCCGCCCGGGCCGCCGGACTGGCCCGCGAGGGACTGCTGCTGGACGCCCGGGCCGGTGAGCGGTACCGGGGCGAGGTCGAGCCGGTCGACCCGCGCGCCGGGCACATCCCGGGAGCGGTGAGCGCGCCCACCACGGAGAACCTGGCTGCAGACGGACGCTTCCTTGCTCCCGCCGTGCTGGCCGAGCGCTTCCGCGGGCTGGGCGCGGCTGACCGGCGGGTCGGCGTCTACTGCGGCTCGGGCGTGACCGCCGCCCATGAGCTGCTCGCCCTCGAGGTGGCCGGCTTCCGGGGCGTCGCCCTCTACCCGGGTTCCTGGAGCGAGTGGTCCGCCAACCCCGACAACCCGGTGGCCACCACAGAGCTGCCCGGCTGA